AAGTAGATACTGAACCAATTGGGAGTTTGGAACATATCAGTGTACTTATATATACCTCTTTAAATTTCATAGATGCGTCTCTTAATTTGTGCAGCTTGATAAGGGTTCTGCCTTTCGCTTAATCTTACTGGAATCATATTGTCCAGGAAGGCATGCATGTGAGCATGGATATGTTTGTGGGATCAATGccgctgtgtttagttccaaagtttttcttcaaactttcaacttttccatcgcatcaaaactttcctacacatataaactttcaatttttccgtcgcatcgttccaattttaaacaaacttttaattttagtgtgaactaaacacagcctgagtTATATGTTAGATCCATCAGTGGTGTTTGAGAGGCAAAGGGTCAAGAGAACCGGCAGTCCGGCACCTTAGAATAATCTTCTCCCGAACAGTTTCATCTGAACCATATATAGGTATATTATTAAAGGGTGTGCCAGATCGAACAACAATTTGATTATCTCATAAAACACCATTTTACAAGGTCACAATAATGCACAACTTGATGTAGTTTTGTAATGGTACACTGACTTATGACCGAGCTATACGATAATCGATCCTCCACAAAATAAAGTACATAATCATAAATATAACACACTGGTCACCAAATGGAAAAGACCTAACTAATTAAATGCCATCCGCGCCCAAGCCCATCTGAATAACAAAACCAACACCGATGAAACTATGTCTTATTCAGCAACCGACCAAATAAAAGATGATGTGGTTTTACTCTACGTGAAGCAGATATACTTATTTATCCTCTTAGTTATTCAATTAACCAAGCAGCCATCTCCTTTTTGAATCTATCCATTGCAGGTTGTGGCAACAACATGGAGATGACGGTTGACTTTTCACCTTTTTCATTCTTGCACAAGAATTGGTAGCTTGTCAAATTTGGCGGACTAACAGTCGGTATGCCACCTCCTATCCTCTTAGCCCATCCAATATCCAAAGTATCCTGCCCAATCCATTTTATGTCACATGCTTCAAATATTCTCTGTACTTTTATGTACGGTTTTTCACGCCACAATGGCAATAAATCTACTCTCAATTGCATATTTTCTTCTGTCTTCATCTCGTCTTTAGCCTTCCGGACGAGTTCAATTGTGTGTCCTAACGGGTTTGTGCACAAGTCATTGACTGTTGTCTCAATGACAGAGCACAAAAGCCCATTGCCATAGTATCCCAAAGGAAGCTTCTTCCATCTCCCACGTGCATTCACAACAATCATCAAGCGTACAATATGGCAAGGTCTGTAGCCAAGTGCTATAGTACGGGAACGCCATGTAACTGCAGTTAGTAGCTCAAAGCTCGTGACTGTTTTATTGAGATTTAATGGAACATGACGCCTTAGTGCAGCCATATCTATTTGAGAGAGAATAAAGTATTCAGAAACCATGTTTTCAGTAGGCATTGTCACCATAATATCATCACATGTGGTGCTCTCCAGTTCATCAAATAATTTCTTTTGGTCTTCTTTGATGTGGGGTTGTAGACTTGTTGCGAGAAAGAGCTCCCTTTCCCAAACTGGCAACGTGGTTGGTTTTGCCTCACCACGTGCTATATCAACTATAGCTTTCAAGAATTGAATTGTGCCGAAGGCATCAGCTATGCAATGACACATGTAAGTTCCAAGGACAAATCCTCCACATTTGAGATAAGTGATCtgtcaaagaaaaacaaatgttAATGAAAAACCATACATATATACGAAGTTTGTGACTGTAAACAATGCATGCTGAAAAGATTTTCAGTTATAAAGCTGCAACTCTGTTTTTGCAACAACAGATAGCAAATGTTGTCTGTAGTTAATTAAACATGGGATCTCTCAATATATATAAGGATCTAAACATGGTCGTTCCTATGACAATTTTATAAGAGAAAATTTGATCCATAGCACAGGAAAGAAAGCGGTACTAAAAAATAGCATAAAAAGTTTCTACTTTCGATCTATAGCATAGGCCACCGATTTTTCTTCGCCCTGTAGCACTTCCGTCACATTTTGAAGTAACGGCGTTAGATCGGAGTGGAGAAAATTTTCGTCGGACACATTTGCCCTTCGTTCCCCACGTTCCCCACCAGGTCTCCTCTTCCGCTCCCTCATggatggcggcgcgcggcgcccgccaccgccgagtGAGCTGCGCGTGCGCTCTTCAACGATGTGGGTGCGTggctcgccgttgccgccgacgATGAGGTGGACCCCGTCTGGCGCTTGGCGCTACTGATCGAGGGCGAGCCTCCCACGCCGGCGGCCGCTTGACGACGATGACGTGGGCGGCCGTAGCTtcgacggggacgacggcgatgacgacaaCGGCAACGGGGGCGATGACCTGCCGCTTATGCAGGCGGGCTGCAGCGCGCGCTGGCGGACGTTGGGATGATTCGCGAGCTAGCAAGCGGCGGGCTTTGTCGGCTCCGTGACCTCGAGCGAGGCCGCCGCTGACGAGTAGGCAGCCGGGACCCGGCGGGCCGGAGGTGCGgcgtctccacctcctcctcaacCGCCTTCCTCCCGGTGCTCCACCCCTCGCGCGtgaatccggcggcggcgcggcggatctGGCGCTGGCAACAGTGGGAAGCATGGTGGCGGGTGCCGATCGGGAGCGGCTGAGCGAGCGGGCGGGCAGGAAGAGCGGCTCCGTCAGCTCACTGAGCATCGGCGACATGGGCGCGGCAACATCACCGAGGGAGAAGAGCGCTAGCTCGGGGAAGAAGGGCAAATGAGTCCTTTTTCATATGAACTCACATGTTTGGATGGCAGATGTGATGGGAGTGCTATGAATCGCAAGAAAATTGGTGCCCTGTGCTTTTAGTCGAAGTGAAAAAATTTttgtgctattttttggtaCCAGGTTTTTTTATGTGCTATGGATCGAATTTTCTCATTTTATAACTGGCCGTTCCTATAACAATTCATAAGTCCCAATATAGCAACTGTGTTCTTCTCTCACCACAGTAAACACTGGAGCATGGGTAGAGTCACTCGCACTGGACAGTAGATATATTTACTTTTAAGAGAAGTTTTATGACACTAGAGCAGATACTGATATGTACCATAGTATAATAATATTTGGTTTAGTTTAATGCCTCGATCACAAACCAAGAGATGCTAAATTTTATGATAGAGAAAAcatttaggaataagttcaccagccATCCCTCTTTACGCCGAGTTTTTATGACATCCCTAATTCTCAGTACCAGAAATCTCTATccctaaactatataaaacTGTACAATTTCAGTCCCATGGCAGTATAGATCTTTCGTTTAGCTAACGTGGCATCCTAatcagcaaaataaaaaataaagaacaatatgaggcccacatgtaagtgagaagaaaaaaattgtggggctcgtatctcttttttcttctcttctctttagaATGTATGTGCCGGCAACCACCACCAATCCATCCGCAGCCGTCATCTCCCCGGCGAGAGTGCTGCCGATCACCTGCCCTCCCGCCCTAGCTAGACACACCGAGAACGGCGGTGTTGCGGCGATCCCCTCCGTCTGCGGACCACAGCACCGTCTCGGACAGAGACAGCACCTCGAACCGCCCGTGCAGCTTTACCGcagtcgccggcgaggtcgggAGCCAGAGCGTGGTGGCAGCGACAGTGCTGCGGCCTCACAGCACAGAGCCACAGACACACCGACGCGTCGGTACCGCACGAATGCGGCCACCTTGTAGCCGGCAAGCTCCCGCACGACAGGGCTCATCGCCGCCTTGCTCTCCCGCGTCGCAACCACCAGCGGCTTGGGCTTGTTCTTGGACCCTAGAGGCCGGCCAGGTGACGGAGAAGATCGGGCGCGGGCAAGGGCAAGGGCAACGGCTCGACCAGCTTGCCTCGCGACGACCCCTCGTCAGCCATGGAAGCAGCAAAACACGATAGATCGGATCGCTGCAAGGTTATATGGAGAAAATTCTTTGAGTATCCCTAAAAGTTCGCACAATCCCTTCTATGCCCCTGATATTTTCTCATTCGTTTGTATATCCCTAAATTTCagtttggatcccttctataccccttccGCTAGTTGGTCGTTAAATTCCTATTATAAAGTCCTTTTTAACCTTtggtataaaaatatataaatttatgaagtatATTGATGGACTCTATAAGTTTGTTGTATgtgactattatatttatgagtttattttgtgagatattatttaacaaaaataatttttatctcgcataaaaaataaattatcataaataatattttgcatAACAAagtcataaataatatttattttagatatgacataaaaaaatgaatttatttactagttattaaaaattatttttagcacataaatagatttcttatatatataaattttaatggtaaagatatttttttgttatatctaaaaataaattttgtcatagatcaaaattatttttttttgccttcaTGGGGACGAGAGTAAAATATTGTTTTTGCTAAACaatatctcacaaaataaactcataaatataatagtcgcataaaataaatttatagccTCATTCAATatacttcataaatttatattttcttgattTCAAAGTGCAAAATAGATATTGTGAAatgaatttaacggtcaactaacagCCAATTAACGGAAGGGATATGGAagagatccaaactaaaatttaggGGTACAGAAAGAAATAAGCAAATCTAAGAGGGATTGGATGAAATTACAGGGTACACAGGGAATTTTCTCTGTATGGACTTCCAAGCAGTACGCTAACTCCAGATTTCGGCTGCTACAATGGTATGTATAGTTAAaagggtgtagctatatttatggcgccatatttttcatcaaaaaatagtcggcatgtatttacattgtaagtccctaaattacatatgtaattttagtgtatttacaatgtaagtctcaaaattacatatgtaagtactaaaattatatatgtaaattcgaaaattacatactaattgcatatgtaagtggggtgtaaatgaggtgtaactactgtgtaagtggctgaaaaaaatcgactgtagcatatggcgccatatttctagcaactccgTAGTTAAAATAGCTTTGGTTCTTGGCTCTACTACTACCAGTAGCCGGTGAGCTTAAAATAGAGGGGAGACGACGACGCAACGCTGCATCAGGCAGCTGCCCGGGGCCGATCATCACCTGCTGACAAATAGCATGCACTGCACACACACAGTACCTAGAGAGATACAGTACAGGTAGCTGCAGGCCGGCCGATGATCAATACCCGATTACCGATGGCTCGCCATCGACGACGTTGAGATAGATATGATCCGCTAGGCGCTAGCTATTGGCAGGAATTCAGCTGCGCACAGCTAGCTGATGGAACACAACACACCACATCATCTATCATCATATATATGCGTCGCTGTGCGCGCCAGCTTCCACGGCGGCCAGCAGCTGTTCTGCACATctgcgtggtggcggcggctgcattccgccggccgcctccccttcccctcacccccttccctcctcccgtCGCAAGACGCtcggggcggcgacggtggcggcggcagcagcagctgaaaacgatgccggcggcggccacgagaGAGCCATCGACGGGGCTGCCGGTGAACTTATATGAGcggtcttctttttttttctcacttacaCGTAGgccctattatttttttattttctattttgttgACTACGATGTCACGTCGGTGAAATCGGAGATCATGCTACCATGGGACTAAAATTACacggttttatatagttcatgggtgaagatttctggtattatAGATTAGGAATGTGATATATAAACCCAACATAAAGTTGAGGGACCGCGCGCTGACAAACTTATTCCAAACATTTATTACAGCCAAATGGCACTACTGAGGATCTCAAAATTGCTCTATTTTAGTCCCCgctagctatatttatggtgatggccaattttttttaaaaaaatcatttttacatTATAAATTACATAATTTGCACTagttaattttaaaacttactCTTCAATTGTTTATAATACACGTAATATAAAAGAATTAGGATAAAAACAATCAATTACCTACTTGGAAGAAGGGATAGTAGAAATATATAAGAGAATAAATATAACAATCACACAGGGAGAAAAGTGCCTAAAACCAAATAAGAAAATAGGGAAAAATGCAAAAACCACCCCACATGTCACCATAAGTTCAGAATTCCTGGTATAAGACCATTCATTGCAAATTAATACCCACTTTTAATCCTCCTTGGTTTGAGATTCCCCCTAATTGCTGTTATACTCCGCCATTTTCATGCCCCTTGGTTTGAGATTCCCCCTAATTGCCGTTACTCCGCCATTTTCATGGCCATAAACCACACATGCGCTATATGAATACTAATAAACGAGGAGCCATGGTAAACACTCATGTCGGCCATACCCGTTGACACAATTGAGGCATCCCTAATCACGGCGGCCAGCGAGTCATGGGTGACGGTGACGGTGATCCAGAGTTTTCGCTATGAACATCAGAGACAAAGCCTCAGAGTCACCGAACATAAGCTATTGCGTTTGCCTTATAGAGTTTGGCAGTAGCTGGTTTCTTTGATAGATTCAAAATGAGAAAGATGAGCTCAATGTGATCATTTCTCTTTTAAAAGATGTGCTTGGGTCCTTATTCATCAACAGATACGCTAAGTCATGTCAAAGTACATGTGGAAGTGAAAAAAAGACACGTGAAAGACGGTAAACGTTGAGAAAAATTAAACAAATGTGAATTAGCTAGGAAGGGTATTTGCAACTAATTGTCTCATTGAAAGAAATCTAAACATACGGGGgtggtttttgcaatttttgCAAGAAAATATGGGGTCATATTTTGTGCAAAACCGTTCTTAATGGATGCAATATAATCAAGTGGTGTTTCAAAGCATATGTATCTCAAGGACTCAAAGGTGTTTGGATACTGCCGAATAAACATTTTGATCAATTAAGCACATATATATGAGTAATGGtcaatccatgcatgcatgctggaTTTACCTGCAGGTAAAACAGTGGTCTCCCAACGATGACTCTGGTGTCTCCAACATCGCACAGGAACCCCTCGGCGCCATGGAACGTCGGCATCAGCGGCTCGCCGAAGTCCTCCAACGCCACGTCTGCCTCTGCCTCCACAAAGACCACCCCTTCGGCGGTGCACTCCACGGCGAGCATGTGGCCCGTGGGCAGCTCCCGCAGGCGGCCGGCGATCGGGTAGTAGTACACGAGGGCCTCCGCTAGGGCCGCCTTGATGCCGTCCCCTGGCCTCGCCGGCCGACGATCGCCGTCGACCACGCGGAAGAACTCGAGGCTTGGCTGCAGGTAGCGCAGGTCCCAGTGGTCGTCGAGGTCGGAGAGCGGCTTGGTTTCGCGAGgcgtcgccctcgccggcgcaaCCAGCTCGGGGTTTCCCCGGCGTGCCGTGAACGAATCAAGCTTCATGATTCTACGTACGTTTGtatggatggatcgatggatGATAATTATGTGTGCGACAACAATTTGTGTACGTAGACACGACTGGTGTGTGCTATAATGCAGCTGGTTTTGTCTCTCCGTTCTTGAACACAAATACGCATGGAAGGGTTGAATTTATACACGCTTGGGAATGTATCGACATTCGTGCGAAGAGCTTcaggtggtttttttttctaatgaagATGAAGTTAAAGGAATGCATAACAAAAaaaccattagcacatgataaATTGAGTTATagttattataaatttgaaaaattaatttatttgatattttaaaacgatttttgtatataaaattttcacGCAAAACACGTAAAATCTATATCTTACTTAGTAAAAATATAAACACCATGAGACAGATGCAAATTTTTAGTTGCACACGCCGTATCGACAGAATGATCTCTCTGGTATGGCACCGAAGTACACGTACTCAGTACTCTCCCAATTGGACGACAATTAAACATCATATATAAAATGTTTTTAAATGTGCAACACGTAATATATGTGTACCACCAAAGAAAACGTCAGGTCAATATTTGTTTTACAAAATAATGGAGTAATGGAAAAAAACAAAGCATTATGCTAGTACGTAGTAGCTAGTGTGAACTGTGTTGACATTgaatatgtctttttttttctctccatatATGCATATACCGTTTTTAGTTGATGTCTTTTGTGTTAACACATGTGTCTCATTGTGTTGTACATCTAAAATAAATTCACAGTTTTTTGTGTACATATTTGAGGGCACATTTTCTTGTGGTGGTACGTGTGATAGCATACTGCATATATATAGTACGTAccttcactggtggagaaaccctttgtagtcccggttcgtaaccccctttagtcccggtttccaaaccgggagtaccaatccgggactaaagatcgctatctttagtcccgggtgaaataaccgggagtaaagatcgatctttagtcccggttggtgttacccctgttgagctgacctttttttttttgcatgccctgttgctgcatggtttatatatatatatatatatatatatatatatatatatatatatatatatatatatataaaccatgcatatatatgtttcaatacatatatatgcatacatatatatatatatgtatatatatatatattatattatattatatgtatatacatgcataatatatatgtatttatacatatatatgttatgcaaatgcatatgtatatagatatatatatgaacaaaatatatttacattatagaaaatgtgtacacatgcatatagaaacatatgtagtcatgtattaattacaatccattatatgtcctagctagctacgatttcgacgtagtagtactcgctgctagctcagaagctaaggaccggtgaattgtgtttccgtcgtagtagaattcacccttgggatcaaggatttcttcgttgatgaatcccatgagttgttcttgaaccgccgcgataaattccttgtgtgtggtcaggttatccctcatgcgaataaactatatgaatgtatgaaattgattagtaattaaacaagaaatcgctacgtaatgaaattttgaatttatttgtacgtacatcgagctctcttgtggtgatgatttggtctgcaaggcagtggcaatactcgcacacgtaatagccgcacaagttagttccctgcttttgctttgcgcactacaaataaatgacaaacaacgagagatctaattaatatacacttgtatgtatttgaatcggagaaatataaatgtagagcatgtgtactcacaggaaatttgaacttccgcctaagtctttctctccatttgccgcgaaccaaatgacggaaccgataccaagccctacatggagtttaaagctatgattcgtagtagcaattaacataacaagattttcttaattaacaaaggaacttatgacggtacctgtctataagttcgaaaaccttgtcaaacgtagactcttttttatccattgagtcatatacgttgacggtgcaggcctccaggtcgatgagtaaaagcacccagtggaatctgcaatgtgcgtgggatgcattacatatgaaacacttagcaagttcgtacgggaatgaaatttggtatgtaggaagacagtaaaattaaactaactctgtgttgtatggcaacagtatgaacgtcttgtaatgctgcgccttcaggagatggacgagattgtcctctgtttcttgtggatattggtcgagcattgcgacgtttactttccgagggtcgatgaatccagtatcgaaaaccctccgccgtcgggccctttgaatctccattctacaacgataaaagggagtatattattttctatggtctacttatatacaaggacctaattaattaaaggagacgtatagtaagaaatctaactgaacgatatacttacaaaatccagcaactcataatagagacgtcgagggcgtccagctggtatagttcgtagattcccctgaaattgatccagagaatgtcatttccttgcaagaagtccgtgtccctgatcctcgctccgatcatctctctaccggtggcgctcatctccatgtacagctgatggaacttgtacatttgtgtgggtagggactgcagcagctcaggcttgacaagcggtttaccgagttcatacatgtatttcacttccgccttttcgattggtgcgactcctagcaattgatccgtagttagaccggtgtcagtaataaattgttctatcgtcatttctttaccggtcaccaacggctcgatctcctggtttggttgctctccaagctgagggactggtttggactttccagaagatgctttcttcagcgttcgctcatagtccgatagcttgatggcctccttgacagatgcagacatacccctgaagaagttcctgacactgggtctataggaatcttcttttctggacttcgaggcttgaattgtctcttgacttctgatgcaacgtaagcgtcaagctcctcttgcgtgcaatcgtaccccgggtccttgttcttggcggcgtcaactttcgccttctttgttgcccttgtgtgggcaagcggtggagctgggggggcccttgactttgaaggtgccggaagaggagcttgctggggagtaggtgtaggagcacgaggaggagtcggtgcaggatcctgaggaggagtcgatgctggagcctgcggtggagacggtgctggcggagcatgaggaggagacggtgcaggatcctgaggaggaaatggcggagccggaggagatggtgcacgagacgccgcttgtcgcccagggaggatgatgtaccgcctgcgccatagaataatggcatggcatgtgtctcgtagatgcgtctcaccgtctcctccagggtaatccagctcgaggtcctcgtacgagccttcgaccaactcaacttcgaccttggagtatcctgctggaatcggcctgcagtggtaagtacctgaagggtccgttggggtggccatgcccgacgccaccttcatgttgtgagagattatttattagtaatcaacatatataagcagcaactagcggaatggctaaatcttacctttattgataagttcttgaaaggaatatgcagctcacatggtgtccgctgagtgatgtcatcaacgggacaggtcgattcgtcctgtgtttgcatggcgtccatgctctgtgatcctacctgccccgttgaggcgcagctgctacggtttcctgacgggctcaccattgcaggaggaatggtcggctggggatcatgggaccgatgtgcggccatgcgttcatcaaccttccttgccacctcctcttgcatgttgagttcgtagctcgatacccggaactctaggtctgcaatcttcgcctcggtatctctcttgctcctcatccgactcctgtacgtgtggatgtcctccttgaaaccaatcttccaaggaatcacccctttccctcaagttcgtcctggatgctctggagtctgcagggcgagtgtcagctcgtccctatctctgtctggtcggaacgtgccctgagaggaggcttccactgcatctgttagtcgtcgcgcagcctctcgtatttgatagccgaagaccagtgagccatcagctgggttgagcgttccaccgtgagcatagtaccagaacttcgatcgttccggccaattggctgttgccggttcgatacccctctcaatcaagctagcctccatctgctcccacttcggcatcgcgacgctatagcctcctgaccccaagtggtgatggtacttcttcttggcggcattttctttgtttctttccatcatcgcctgcccttgttcacctgtcttatatgcaacgaactcgtcccagtgatcccttagctttgggaatgtgtcgaagttcggtgtctgccccttcagtatatacttctggtacagatctcccttgaagctctgaaactgttctgccattttcttcagagtccaccttttcactttgtcctctgtacccgcaggaagggtgaatgtctcgagcattgtggtccacagcatctctttctccgaatctgggacaaagctctcatgatctccgcgtgcccttgttcttcgccagtacaccgtactgacaggcacgttatcccgcacaacccaaccgctgtgacgtacatagttcttggcggcttcggccggggcactaggacgtccatcttcttccacttccgttatgatgtgccgaccctcaagcttcttcgctgcacctcgttgcccgcgtgccctcttctgtccaacggagggttgactaccactagcctcctcctcctgattcccctccacatccctttccacgtgcccctgctggttcccctccgcatccctctccacgttcccttcctcgttcaagtactggtttggatcctcgttcccctcttcttcattccagtactggctgcttccctccgcgattgtatcgtacaatatctgttcctcatcgcggtcagccatctgttgatacaagaaacatctgctaagtcacgagacatttatgttttaacaatctaagtcatgtatgctaagtgtaaatgtcgtacattagaaccctacacaaccttacgtgctaagtctaattacaaatcgtgatataagctaagtctaggtgacgtatattatacaaccctagctagtaaataattatatactaaatctaattacaaataaaataatcttatattaaaactcaaataatattacatgctaagactaaaatagtcacgtatatgctaagtgtttcgtgcgtatatgctaagtctaattaagactacaatagtcaattgctacttgtcgcaccaattccgtagtcaataattacgtaccaagtctaattacaaataaagtaatattatattaaaactcaaataatattacatgctaagactaaaatagtaatgtatgctaagtgtttcgtgcgtatatgctaagtctaattaagactacaatagtcaattgctaggagtcgcaccaattccgtagtcaataatgtcatactaggtctaatttgcaataaaataatcttatattaaaactcaaataatattagaacactacacaatcttatatgataagtctaattacaggtctaataatcttaattaattgcattacaaatataataatcatttatattattacgtcacttgcctgctccaattccttctagggctacctcttccactcaggcttgacggacgactccgacaacacgtcttttctgcaagatacaaaaaaatgtattaggataaatgcgaagtaacatatatatatatatatatatacatatatatatatatatacatatatatatatatatacatatatatacatatatatatatatatatatatacatatatatatattgcatttcacgttaacgttcgtcctcgttcgttccctcgttctcgcttgtcttcgttcgatcgttctcgttctcgctctcgtttgttcgatcgttctcgttctcgttcacgttgtcgcggcaacgtacgttgacgtgttcgttctcgctctcgttcgttcgatcgttctcgttctcgttcgttaacggcggtgtggcggcatcggggcggcggttggcgcggcggcgtggcgacggcggcggc
This genomic window from Oryza sativa Japonica Group chromosome 12, ASM3414082v1 contains:
- the LOC4352177 gene encoding spermidine hydroxycinnamoyltransferase 2 codes for the protein MKLDSFTARRGNPELVAPARATPRETKPLSDLDDHWDLRYLQPSLEFFRVVDGDRRPARPGDGIKAALAEALVYYYPIAGRLRELPTGHMLAVECTAEGVVFVEAEADVALEDFGEPLMPTFHGAEGFLCDVGDTRVIVGRPLFYLQITYLKCGGFVLGTYMCHCIADAFGTIQFLKAIVDIARGEAKPTTLPVWERELFLATSLQPHIKEDQKKLFDELESTTCDDIMVTMPTENMVSEYFILSQIDMAALRRHVPLNLNKTVTSFELLTAVTWRSRTIALGYRPCHIVRLMIVVNARGRWKKLPLGYYGNGLLCSVIETTVNDLCTNPLGHTIELVRKAKDEMKTEENMQLRVDLLPLWREKPYIKVQRIFEACDIKWIGQDTLDIGWAKRIGGGIPTVSPPNLTSYQFLCKNEKGEKSTVISMLLPQPAMDRFKKEMAAWLIE